A single Parachlamydiales bacterium DNA region contains:
- a CDS encoding 1-acyl-sn-glycerol-3-phosphate acyltransferase: MVKRDFQTTLKAYLDSGKISLPLFEMLQAFSLSYTTVHKNSHNTSQSHDELLHLYLDMVSEQASNPHSFPTVHQAVREPYDYYKFSMDFMRPLIDMKHSTVQSDTPLNEVEDLLQKGENVIFFANHQTEPDATFINILLEEKHPKLSQELIYVAGHRVTTDPMAIPFSLGCNLLTIWSKRHIDTPPEKKADKQSHNQRSMKALQRLLDEGGKSIYVAPSGGRDRSDENGHVDVAPFDPAAVEMFLLLARLAKKPTHIFPMALATFELLPPPQKILKELGEPRYAKFHPAHIYIGAEIPIPPLYEKFNSGDHREQREKRTAYIMDEVKNLYRKVYR; the protein is encoded by the coding sequence GTGGTCAAAAGAGATTTTCAAACCACTCTCAAAGCTTATCTCGATAGCGGCAAAATATCTTTGCCGCTATTTGAGATGCTGCAAGCTTTTTCCCTCTCCTATACAACTGTACATAAAAATAGCCATAATACTTCCCAAAGCCATGATGAACTCCTCCATCTCTATCTGGATATGGTCAGCGAACAGGCCTCTAACCCCCACTCCTTCCCTACTGTCCACCAAGCCGTAAGGGAACCCTACGACTACTATAAATTCAGTATGGACTTCATGCGCCCCCTCATCGACATGAAACACTCCACAGTGCAAAGCGACACCCCTCTCAATGAGGTAGAAGATCTTCTCCAAAAGGGCGAAAATGTCATCTTCTTCGCCAACCACCAAACGGAACCGGATGCCACCTTCATCAATATCCTTCTAGAAGAAAAACATCCCAAACTCTCACAAGAACTCATCTACGTCGCAGGCCACCGCGTAACAACCGATCCTATGGCCATCCCCTTCAGCTTAGGATGCAACCTCCTAACTATCTGGTCCAAACGACATATTGATACGCCTCCAGAAAAAAAAGCGGACAAACAGAGCCACAACCAACGCTCAATGAAAGCGCTTCAAAGACTCCTCGACGAAGGCGGCAAAAGTATCTATGTTGCCCCCAGTGGCGGCAGAGATAGATCCGATGAAAATGGCCATGTCGACGTGGCCCCCTTCGATCCGGCAGCTGTGGAAATGTTCCTGCTTCTAGCACGACTAGCAAAAAAGCCCACCCACATTTTCCCTATGGCCCTGGCTACTTTCGAACTTCTGCCCCCGCCTCAAAAAATTCTGAAAGAACTAGGCGAACCACGCTACGCTAAATTTCACCCCGCACACATTTACATCGGTGCTGAAATACCCATCCCCCCCCTCTACGAAAAATTCAATAGCGGCGACCACAGAGAACAACGCGAAAAAAGAACCGCTTATATTATGGATGAAGTTAAAAATCTTTATAGAAAGGTCTACCGATGA
- a CDS encoding Rne/Rng family ribonuclease, with amino-acid sequence MQEILLNIESKEIRYAHLRNGILVDLIIERKKERQLTGNIYRGRVTNILHNIQSAFIDINEGDNGFIHISDILENTKKFEQVYDMDFDLDYDIKAVEPQKQNQDISQLLKINQPVLVQVVKEPIGTKGARLTSNVSIAGRYLVLLPNSSHRGVSRKIEDRQARERLKKLIRAFEMPQDMGLICRTASGHASQEMLINEANDLFHTWQQIMDNFKQADDARLLYEESDIIKRAVVTAIDKRFDRLLVDDYNTYQTCKRLYSRYASEHPLRIEYYRDKTPMFERFNVEKEIEKALRRKIWLPSGGYLFFDRTEAMHTIDVNSGRSSNENSDVEESLVRINLEAAEEIARQLRIRNVGGLIICDFIDMRYRKNQRRVLDKLKECMKDDSAKCTILGMSEFGLAEMTRQRNRGSLLQTLYTPCPYCTGGGMIKSHESVSIEIERGLKKAITNHQCFSLKLCVHPELDKYLQVIDKQHLARTAESMNASLIFEKDDSLHLNDYQFISNVSNKKLEV; translated from the coding sequence ATGCAGGAAATCCTTCTTAATATAGAAAGCAAAGAAATCCGTTACGCCCATTTACGGAATGGAATCCTTGTAGATTTGATCATTGAACGGAAGAAAGAACGTCAACTCACAGGGAACATTTATCGCGGCCGCGTCACGAATATTTTGCATAACATCCAGTCAGCCTTCATCGATATTAATGAAGGGGACAATGGATTTATCCATATATCCGACATCCTCGAAAACACTAAGAAATTCGAGCAAGTCTACGATATGGATTTTGACCTAGATTACGACATTAAAGCCGTCGAACCGCAAAAGCAAAACCAAGATATCTCGCAGCTTTTGAAAATTAACCAGCCCGTATTAGTCCAAGTCGTCAAAGAACCTATCGGTACTAAAGGCGCACGCCTAACTTCTAACGTCTCTATCGCCGGCCGTTACCTCGTCCTCCTTCCCAATTCTTCCCACCGCGGAGTCTCTAGGAAAATCGAAGACCGTCAAGCACGCGAACGCCTAAAAAAGCTGATCCGCGCTTTTGAAATGCCGCAAGATATGGGACTGATCTGCCGTACCGCCAGCGGACACGCCTCACAGGAAATGCTGATCAACGAAGCCAATGATTTATTCCATACTTGGCAGCAAATCATGGATAACTTCAAGCAAGCCGACGATGCAAGGCTCCTCTACGAAGAATCCGATATCATCAAACGCGCCGTTGTCACCGCAATAGATAAACGCTTTGATCGCCTGTTAGTAGATGACTATAACACCTACCAAACTTGCAAGCGCCTCTATAGCCGCTATGCTAGCGAACACCCCCTCCGCATTGAATACTATCGCGACAAAACACCTATGTTCGAGCGTTTCAATGTAGAAAAAGAAATAGAGAAAGCTCTCCGTAGAAAAATTTGGCTTCCTAGCGGCGGCTACCTATTTTTCGATCGCACCGAAGCAATGCACACTATCGACGTCAACTCAGGCCGCAGCTCCAATGAAAATTCCGACGTGGAAGAATCCCTCGTCCGCATCAACCTTGAAGCCGCTGAAGAAATTGCACGCCAACTGCGCATCCGAAACGTAGGCGGACTCATCATCTGCGACTTTATCGACATGCGCTACCGTAAAAACCAAAGACGTGTCCTCGATAAGCTAAAAGAATGTATGAAAGACGACTCCGCTAAATGCACCATTTTAGGGATGAGCGAATTCGGATTAGCAGAAATGACCCGCCAGCGTAACCGCGGTTCCCTTCTGCAAACACTCTACACCCCCTGTCCCTACTGTACCGGCGGCGGCATGATCAAATCCCACGAAAGCGTCTCTATCGAGATTGAACGCGGTCTAAAAAAGGCTATCACAAACCATCAGTGCTTCTCATTGAAGCTTTGTGTCCACCCTGAATTAGATAAATACTTGCAAGTCATTGATAAACAACACCTTGCTAGAACCGCCGAATCGATGAACGCTTCATTGATTTTTGAGAAAGATGACTCCTTGCATCTTAACGATTATCAATTCATCTCCAATGTATCCAACAAAAAATTAGAGGTTTGA
- the rpmF gene encoding 50S ribosomal protein L32, giving the protein MAVPRNRHSTARKNSKRSHHAKKPVHTSKCTNCGAEHRPHRICPSCGTYKGSVVVQKAES; this is encoded by the coding sequence ATGGCAGTACCACGTAATAGGCATTCAACCGCACGCAAGAATTCTAAGCGTTCGCACCATGCCAAAAAACCAGTACACACAAGCAAGTGCACAAACTGTGGAGCAGAGCATAGACCCCACAGAATTTGCCCTTCTTGCGGTACATATAAAGGCAGCGTAGTAGTTCAAAAAGCTGAGAGCTAA
- a CDS encoding SET domain-containing protein-lysine N-methyltransferase: MTRSNIISATSWKEQYPLQAYQKMQGRVAEVRKLAESEGRKPVTVKLTREEEKVAKRVAFYFIVNIQEDEKCLASIKNISIEKLTYTDKKFHFFTPLHVAVLLDKVKVVRHLLDKGCSLQAKDENGFTAVLLSAFVGGDIYKEISLRVRPESHRSPHHANLLQLRELLTTQGNTTGIEALSWVNNEGQRVPMNSEKYLEITHRQYTGTYLIRDQCFIWKPSYKGFPTRLCLLDVHTVLMTQAYKEFKERPPKLVVKPTEWNEESNENLGLFAGRKITEGTIVREYTGEAEPTQYFSNEEILHQIQSGNINAYQLSVVNAKDYGGGAELINDGFPTSIYASVKDEAGIYSRSTVIMLCDVEDGEELFVNYGQNFIQVKNAIIYKMDPSNRERMHRFFKASSLESIFSELENPSTPEYLLEEVITSPEFSKKAFYRNLHVQEALRYILSTPSALFDLIISDVLDAEALLKLVRSSKYKDIASWDSCFGFLVDIACLMRQVKECSEQDQCEIKKTLLQISREVKTFQWRELIFLMSHSKMPWKRDYNDFIKVFKFYKPLLLELTLDMPSLSWQRTIII; encoded by the coding sequence ATGACTAGGTCGAATATTATTTCTGCTACCTCCTGGAAAGAGCAATACCCCTTACAAGCCTATCAAAAAATGCAGGGCAGGGTGGCAGAAGTTCGTAAGCTCGCTGAGAGTGAAGGGCGTAAACCCGTTACTGTAAAGCTTACAAGAGAAGAAGAAAAAGTCGCTAAGCGAGTGGCTTTTTATTTTATTGTGAATATTCAGGAAGATGAAAAATGTCTTGCTTCAATAAAAAATATTTCGATTGAAAAGTTAACTTACACTGATAAAAAATTTCACTTTTTCACTCCTTTGCATGTGGCAGTCCTCTTGGACAAGGTAAAAGTTGTGAGGCATCTTTTAGATAAAGGGTGTTCTCTTCAGGCTAAAGATGAAAATGGATTTACAGCTGTTCTGTTAAGTGCGTTTGTGGGAGGGGATATCTATAAAGAGATATCCTTAAGAGTCCGTCCGGAAAGTCATCGTTCGCCCCATCATGCAAACCTACTTCAACTACGTGAACTCCTGACAACACAGGGGAATACTACGGGTATTGAAGCACTTTCATGGGTCAATAATGAAGGTCAAAGAGTACCTATGAATTCGGAAAAGTACTTAGAAATAACTCATAGGCAATACACAGGAACATATCTTATTAGAGATCAGTGCTTTATTTGGAAGCCTTCTTATAAAGGATTTCCGACAAGACTGTGTTTACTCGATGTGCATACAGTTTTGATGACACAAGCATACAAAGAATTTAAAGAAAGACCCCCTAAGTTAGTTGTTAAGCCTACGGAATGGAATGAGGAATCTAATGAAAACTTAGGCCTATTTGCAGGAAGAAAAATAACCGAAGGAACGATAGTCCGTGAATATACGGGGGAGGCAGAACCGACACAATATTTTAGCAACGAAGAAATCTTACATCAAATTCAATCTGGTAACATCAATGCATACCAACTATCTGTCGTCAATGCTAAAGACTATGGAGGCGGTGCTGAACTTATCAATGATGGATTCCCTACCAGTATATATGCATCCGTGAAAGATGAAGCAGGGATATATTCTAGATCGACTGTGATAATGTTATGCGATGTTGAAGATGGGGAGGAATTATTCGTCAACTATGGTCAAAACTTTATACAGGTTAAGAATGCCATCATCTACAAAATGGATCCTTCTAACCGAGAAAGAATGCACCGGTTCTTTAAAGCTTCTTCACTAGAATCTATTTTCAGTGAACTGGAAAATCCCTCCACACCAGAATATTTGTTGGAAGAGGTAATTACCTCTCCCGAGTTTAGTAAAAAAGCATTTTACCGTAATCTTCATGTTCAAGAAGCCTTAAGATATATCTTATCTACTCCTTCTGCGCTGTTTGATTTAATTATCTCAGATGTACTTGATGCTGAAGCCCTGCTAAAACTGGTGCGTAGCAGTAAATACAAAGACATTGCTAGTTGGGATAGTTGCTTTGGATTTTTGGTAGATATTGCATGTCTAATGCGTCAAGTGAAGGAATGTTCAGAACAGGATCAATGTGAAATAAAAAAAACTCTCCTACAAATTAGCCGGGAGGTGAAAACATTTCAATGGAGGGAGCTGATATTTTTAATGAGCCATTCCAAAATGCCGTGGAAGCGTGATTATAATGATTTTATAAAGGTTTTTAAATTCTATAAACCGCTTTTATTAGAGCTTACTTTAGATATGCCTTCTTTAAGTTGGCAAAGAACCATAATAATATAA